AACCTTTGTTCTTTACTTCTCTTCTCCCTTTCTGATTTGTTTTTGTACTAATTATTTACACCTTGTAAAAGTTAGCTTCATTAataatcatattttttttatcagaaaaatATTTTAGACATGGTCGTCCTTTTCTTTATAATAAAAAACAAGACTCTTCTTGGACCTGGAAGAGCATTTGTTCTGGTCTTGATTTTATTGCTTAAAACTATTTTTGGAAAGTGAGAAATGGTCTTGATATACTTGCTTTCAGGGACAATTGGATCTCAAACCCTGTTGAACTTTTGTATGTGTCTGCTCCTAATCCTAATTACTGCGTGTCTGAATTTATCGATCAAGATACTAAGAGCCTTAAATCTGATCTAGTTAATGCATACTTCACACCACCTATGCTCAATATATCATTAATAATTACTACTAGAATTTCTCTTGTAGGACATGATAGACTTATCAGGCCTTATACTAAGAATGGTCAGTTCTCGGTGAAATCAGCCTATAAGGTCATTTCAGGTCAAATTCAGTatattcaaaaccctagtttagttAATCCCACATATAAATCCCTTCGGAAACTGAAAGTTCTCCCAAAGGTACAACTATTCATTCGGAAGTGTCATGAGGGTATCTTAccttctaagactaatgtttttaAATTCAGTTATGGTCATGATAAAAACTATAATATCTGTAATTCTGACACCCTTAAGACTGCTGAACACATTATCTTACATTGTCCATTTTCTAGGGAAGTGTGGTCTCCTACTCCCTATAAAGATTTCTCACGATATTAATCTGAATATATCTATGACTGAATGGGTTTCCGAGTGGCTTTTTGATTCATCTCTAAAAGATAAAGTTGTGGATGTCCTTACCATTGCACGGTGTATTTAGAGAGATAGATGTACTTTCATTTCTCAGGATAAATCTCTTAATCATCATACTACTGCTAGAACATGGCTAAAATCAGTGATTGACAATGCAAAATACCTGAATAGTGTTGATACTTCGATTGATTCTACACCTGTGCTACCTGTTGGTATGGACTATAGTGCTGTCACTTGTAACTTACCTGAGGACAGTACAATAATATATTGTGATGTTGCTTCTTTTGATAAACATACTAATCTTTCTGGTATTTGATTGATCATGAGTGATGTTGCAAGGAACTTCCTCGGGTGCAAAACCATTTCAGGACTAGCGAGAAACGTCAAAGAAGCTAAAAGCCTTGTTGTTTTAGAAGCCATACTCTGGGCAAAGGCGCAAGGAAAGATCGATGTCTGCCTTACTAGTGATGGAGTAGTTTTAGATTGTTTAAAGCTGAATAATAACCAATTAAGTTGGTTTAGCAACTCTATTTTAGATGACTGTAAGTCACTTATGAATTCTTTTAGTTCTATTACATTTGAATTCTTGCATAGAAGTTTTACACACTTGGCGGATGTTGCATCCAAATATTGTAGAACTTCCGGGATCAATGGGGAATGGTTTGGAATCAAGCCAAATTTCCTATCTGAACAAATGTATTTCATTTCTATTTTAATGAAACCAATTTCTTTCctgccaaaataaaataaaataataattgtagAATTACAATGAGAGAAATCCTGAAGTAGTCACTGACCGAAACAAAAGCGTGGACCCCATTTTTACACGCCAatactaagagcttctccaatggtgaatgTGAATATTTCATATGTGGCATCACCTCTAAGACATCCTTTGAgcataaaatcctaaatattaggaaaaataaagttttatctccaacccataacgttttctattatttgtttacttatttgtaggcatataattggttaaaatccttttcatttttatttttcaatgacttttattaataaaagtgtgactaggacggatgacatcctctaagtgaatgtttaaaactagaggttcacctagaggatgtctaactttttttttgccaCGTCATCTTCACATTAATGGATTGAAgataattttttataaatattgtcGTGGATTCTACGTAGATTAAAATTTTTTccttcacacacattccattgaaAAAGTTCTAAGTACGCGGATAGGAACCATCGTATTAAATTTTTTGGGAGCTTCTTCGGTGAAAGACACGGTGTTCTAGGACCGCTCTTCTCAGTTCTCATATTGGTGCTGCAGCTAACACAGCTATAAATGCAATGCAGTAGGTGTAGGATAACAACTTAAGAAGCAAGTAATGGTGTGTGGGCGAGTTTAACATTTAATTTTTTCTGGTACTGTTAATTTGGATTGGACACATGTCTATCTATCACTTGATTCATGTTTCTAAAGTGTGTTGTACTACTGCATAAATAGACATGATGTACGATTATCATCATCTTTAAATGCTTCCAAAGAAcaggaaaaaaaatcatcatctttaTTGAAACTACATTTCTGTGGAGGTTAAAGTCTGGTCTTAAAATCTGCGGAACTTCTTCTGCTCTACCACCATTGTTACTATCTCATTTCTACtgttccttttcttctcttttttttttttctttctggagaagaaattttctaaaaaattccaGGTAATTATGGTTCGGGGTCGTCCCAGAAAATTTAATCAAAACCCAGTGTTAGATTTCCGTTCAATCACTGATGATGCTTGGTATACGGTGGATAGACTAGTTTTCTGCAAGAAAAATAACACCCTTACCATAAGATTCATGGGGTTCGATaataaagatgatgatgaggaactTAGTGTCGAAGATTTCAAAACTTTGAAAGAATTAGATGAATTTGTGGACAGATTTCGTCCAGCTTGTGTTCAGTTGCAGGATGGAGAGTGTTATGATATGAGACGTGGATCGTATGTTTGTGCAGTATTTGATCCAAGTGAAGAGAATCACAAGCTTTACAACGCTGTTATTGAATCGGTGAGTCGACTCATTTTCCGTTTCACTGTAATTacatgtgaattttttttttcattttcctcTGTGTGAATATGCGAATCCGGAGCTTTTATGGTGGTGGGTCAATGAGTTTAATTGATGGTTTGATTTAGCTGAATGAATCAGCGATTTGACCCAGTGACCGGTTCTTATATATCTTATAGTCCTCAGTCTATGTTTAAATCCAGGATTAATTTTATGttttggtggttgtggtggtgggtggtggtggacaTAAAACATTGTATACATTATACCTAGCTAGGAAATGCTAATTTATTGGATGTATTTTTGGTGTTATTAACAGATAGAACGTGAACCTCACAGACGCGAAGGAGGAGAAGCGTGTTGTTCTTGTATATATGTGGTTGGTTGGCTAGAAGGTCCAAACGCAAGGTGTACCGAACAGATGGGGATCAAACGTATTTATAAACTTCAACCAGGATCCCCATTATTTGATCAAACGCTTGCATGTTTCGTGACGACGGCACGAGCACAACTAACTTGAAGACAACAACGAAGCAATTTTACATATCAGACGAAGGGGGTTTAAAAGACTTCATAATTGTTATTTCTGTAGCACCATGTAGGAGTCAAGAAATCATTTATCTCGAGGAAAATCTGGAACCATTTCTTGAATACAAGTCAATTTGCTCAACTAATAGGTGCCCATTGTTTTCATCTTCACTGGAAAGAAACAAGTCTTGGTAATTATGGTAAAAACAGTCATTTGTTAAGTGGACCTAGACATTAATACATGCAGTTAAGGTACCTTAGTTCCCTTTACTACTTTGCTTTCATTTTCTTGAAACTCCTTGGGAAATTTAGTCCTTATCTTTATTAAATTTGGGAGTTGTTGAAAATACTGAAGCATGTAATCAATATTCATTAAACTACATGTAATGGACTTCTTCTGTTCGAAGAAGAATAGTTACTTATGCAGTGATTTGGGTCCTCTCGAAAGAAAGGAACGAGTTTGCTTTCTCAGGTAGGAAGAAGAAGGTTGAGGAACTCATTCAAGACATTAAACTTACTGATTGGATCTTTTTCTAAAGTTTGCAATGGACTTTCCCGGCATCAGATAACTTGCGGAACCGGAAGTCTTATAGATTCCGCGAAATTTTGATCTATTGGCTCATATGGtcatttattaaataaaataTGAAGTTAATCGTTCTAATCCTTTCCACTTTTATTAAAATCACGGTTTACATAGTCACCCGCTTTTCTCATATCAGTGTTGTGATGCGGTGTAGGATAACAAATACCGTGGCGTAGGTTAAGAGTATTGTATTCTTATTCGGACATTTGTCTGAAGCGTGCTGCTGTACACAACTGTCTTAAGTACTAGCTACTATCATCTTCTGCTCCACTCcaccattattattatttttacccATTCGTCTCTTCCTCTCTGCAGAAGAGATTTCTAAGGATTTCAAAAAAGAGCttcaaaaaacagaaaaaatgggaaaaacaaatgaaaaccAACAGTTAGATTTCCGCTCAATCTACGATGATGCTTGGTACACAGTAGATAGACTCGTCATAAGCAAGAAAAACACCGTTCTTACAGTAAAGTTCTTTGGgtttgatgaagacgatgatgagaAATTCACTGTCAAAGATTTTAAAACAGTGAATGAGTTGGATCAGTTTTTGAACAGGTTTCGTCCAGCTTGTCTTCAGGTACAAGATGGAGAGTGTTATGATATGAGACGTGGATCGAATGTCTGTGCTGTACTTGAACAAAGTAAAAATGATCATAAGTTTTACAATGGTGTCATTGAATCGGTGAGTTGACTATATCACTGATTTATTATAAGTGTGTAGttctttcattttctttgtactgtatGTATATGTGGTTTAAGTTGGGGTCTATTGGTGGTGGTGAGTCAGTGAATGTTATTGAATCTTTGGGTGAGTTGGTGACTGATTCAAATCTTGATTTATGTGATGTTAGCAATTTATGTTTTGATTCAGGGTTTTAAGGTTTTACTTTTAGTTGCATGTTTTATCTGGCTCCATTAATCAGTAGATAAGTAGATTCCacaaccaatgtagtcaatatcggccgctATATCGCCGAAATATCGGATATCGCTCTGGAACGATACGAGAAGCAGTATATCGGCGATATGATATTTGCCCGAAAATATCGGCCGATATGAGCcgataagaaattttcaagataatccggatttttttagtttttttaggtAAAGATTAAGGGtattttaggtttttcatgaaaggAATGGGATAAATCCCTAAAACTCGATCCAAGATGACAAAAATGAAGTGTTCTTCAGCcgaaaaacagaagtgaaaggaAAAGAGACTGCGTTCTTCAGAAATTTAGTTCATCAAAACATGTTCTTCTTCTCGATATCATTTTAGGtagtgaactttaaagttattATAGTTACTCTTttgtgtcttttgataaaattgatagtatctattatatcttaacaAAAAATGTGTGAAAAAAATGCCtactataaaattatagtcttaaAATTGAAACCGATATTACatcgatatttcaacgataatatcctcGATATAAAGTCGtatcagtgtatcggtcccggccgagataaactgatatccgatattaactacattttCCACATCATGAGTTATTGAATATGCGGGAAGACAAAGAGGCTGATTCTTATTTGAGTTGTTTTAGTGCAAGTTCTTTTATCTCCTAAGTATATATTTAGATTCAGGGTTGTTACATTTTGGTGTTGGGCGGACAGAAACATTAACTACATTATACACCTAGGAAAGAAAATGCTATTGCCAATTTGATTTtgtttgaatgttttttttttttttattttgatttgtttgaatgctattgccaatttatttatttttttgatttttttttttttgatattgttaCATGGTGTTAACAACAGATAGAACGTGAACCTCACACACGCAAAGGAGGAGAGGAAAGGTGTTCCTGTATATATGTTGTTGGTTGGCTAGAAGGTCCAAATGCTTGGTGTACTGAACAGATGGGGATTAAGCGAATTTGCAAACTTCAACAAGGATCCCCATTATTTGATTACTCGCTCGCGTGTTTCATGAAGAAGTCAAGAGAACATCTTGATTCGCTTTCGAAATGATAATCGTGTCCAAGTCAATGAGGTAATAGATGGGTTCGTAGTTTGGATTATCTGAAAGTCTTGTTTATCAGATTTGTAAGAATTAAAGCATTCAAACTTTATATTCCTCTGAAAACCACCATATACATGCTAGAAGGTAGTCTTATTATGTTTACTTCAGTCCAGTCTTTTTCACTACTAGCAGTAGATGTTCACTGTGCCATTTTTTTCGACGTATCATGGTTAGACACCCATCAATTTCTAAGAATCCGTAGCAGGAACTCACACTATACTCTAAAATAGTGAATTTGGGAATTAGGATCACCCTAAACTTCTCAGACCCAATATCAAATGCcattatggattcagaataagGTGCGATGCCACTGTACATAAACCCATTCGCATAAGCACTCATATTTTCCATTAGGTTTACATGGAGGTACATCATCAATTTACCTGCATACCACAGACTTACAACTTTGTGTTGATGCTCGTAAACTTCTACAATGACTTGATCCATGGTGTTACTTCTCCGGTGCAGACGTTGTAACACCCCTAGGCATCCCCTTGAGAGACCCTGACTATATATCTTGCTGTACTCGAACGGCAATAAAGAAGAAAACCTAGGCATGCTTCCTGAATATTCGGAGACGATTTACGAAGCTGCTCTATTCCGTACTCATCTTGGAGCACAATAGTGTGATCTTCGGTACAAAATATGTTAGCATGCAGAAAAATTATCAACTTTTTACTGTCGTCAATAAGTTAATGATCAACCCAATGGCAATAACAAACTAAAATTAGATACCGTCTGACACTAACACATGCATTTAGCTGAGTTTCAAATTGCTCGCTAAACCAGCCCATGTTTTACAATACTGTGTTAAAACATTTACCAATCTTGCGACTAGGTGTTATTGGTTATCGTAAACGAGAAAAATGACACAGGCTCGGGGATGTACCTCAAATGGTAGAGCGCCCTCCTTGCATGCGAGAGGTAGAGGGTTCGATACCCTGCATCTCCATTTTAATTTTGCTTTATGATTTTGTACATCCGTACCTCATCATACATAGCATCGAATACTGTCGAATTTTAGTAAACCAATCCACCAGTGTAAAATAAAGAGAGAAAATAGTGATTGAAACCAACAATCCTCTTTTTATACTCTCTCCAGGCGATTTCCGCAAACCAACAGCCTCCTTCTCCAACGATCTCCTACTATTCAGATTTACTTTCCTTGGGATGGATATGAGCAGTACCCTCTTTTCCCTTGTGtttgttgtttgattttctttgttttagataggacttagatgttttttaggtttagttttgaGTTTCACCCATCCTTGCCGGCGGCAAGTTATCTTCGTCTTCATGGCGGTTTTCTTTGTGCTCTTGGAGCATCCTATCTCGACTTCAATGGTCGTTTTATGTTGGGTTTACAAGGTTTCAAGCACATCTCCGGCGATCTCTGGCTACCGGAAACTTCATCGGAAAGTTCAAGAACAGAAGCAAATCACTCCTTCTATAGAGTATCTCTTtttcaagaagaagaaaactatcaaaaatggtggatttaCAATCCGAAAACCATTTCTCTACCGATTCATTCTTGTGTCTAGTCTTTTAccaattttctttctcttttcttgttaGAATAGTTGGTGTTGTACGAGTATGGTATGGTATTTCATTGTGTTCCTTAAATCTTGATATATTGAAACCTTTTGTAACCTAACTTTACTATCAATGAAGTTGAgttatttatcaaaaaaaaaaaaaatccagtcttTTAAAATGTATGGAGTATTTTTGAGTAAAAAATGATTTAGTCTAGTTAATATTCCAACCGaaaatgatttaaaaaaaaagtccATAATAGTTGGACGTGGACTAACGACGAAAATAAACATTTGAAAGCACATAAAGCGCGCTACGTGCGACGGTACGAGCAAGTCCCGATCAACAAAACCACGTGATGGTATAAATAATTCTCAGATTGATCACCTTACCTGAGTGTAGGATATCAACTAGTAATGGTGTAGGCCTGTAGTGTAGGCTCAAGAGTTTAATGTTTCTGGTACTGTTATTTGACACATGTCTATCAATCACTTGATTCATTTTTCTAAAGTACGATTGTCCAGTACTACAGACATGATGTACGATTATCATCGTATTCATTGAAATTACATTTCTCTGTTGTttaaagttttatctgaaattctgcAGAACTTCTTCTGCACTACCACCATTGTTACTCTATCATTTCTACTGTTCcgtcttctcttttttctttttctttttttctctctgtaGAAGAAATTTTCTAAGGAATTACAGGTAATTATGGTTCGGGGTCTTCCCAGAAAATATAATCAAAACCCAGTGTTAGATTTCCGTTCAATCACTGATAATGCTTGGTATACAGTGGATAGACTAGTTTTCTGCAAGAAAAACAACACCCTTACCATATGATTCATGGGGTTCGataacaaagatgatgatgaggaactTAGTGTCGAAGATTTCAAAACTTTGAAAGAATTAGATGAATTTGTGGACAGATTCCGTCCAGCTTGTGTTCAGTTGCAGGATGGAGAGTGTCATGATATGAGGCGGGGATCGTATGTTTGTGCAGTATGTGATCAAGGTGAAGAGAATCATAAGTTCTACAACGCTGTTATTGAATCGGTGAGTCGACTCAGTTCCCCTTTCATTGTAACCGCATgtgaattttttctttttatttctcctGAATATGCGTTTTGATTCATTTAGAACTTtcatggtggtgatggtgggtCAGTTTTGTGGTTCGATTTAGATGAATCAGTGAGTGAGTCAATGAAAACCGGAGTTCTTATATAGGTTCTTTTAGTGCATATCCCTTCTTTTAATCCTTAACATCTGTTTAAATTCAGGATTAATTTTAGGttttggtggtagtggtggtggtgggtggtgtCTTCATTGAGTGTATTTTGATATATTATTATATCACATGGTGTTATTAACAGATTGAACGTGAACCTCACAGAggcagaggaggaggaggagaagcatGTTGTTCTTGTATATATGTGGTTGGTTGGCTAGAAGGTCAAAACGCAAGGTGTACTGAACAGATGGGGATTAAACGCCGGCATGTTTCGTGACGACGGCACGAGCACAACTAACTCGAATTTGGTTTAAAATACTAAAAGCATGTAATCAATATTCATTAAAGTTACAGAGTAATGGACTTCTTCTGTTGGAATTCAGCAAAGAAATGAACTACTTTGATTTTTGTATACAGCCAGAAAGGCAAACCCATCTGGAATTTAGTTCATTATGCAGCGACTGATCAGGGTCCTCTCATTGAAGAAACAACATTGCTTTTTAAGATAGGTAGAAGAAGGCTGAGGAACTCATTGAAGAAATTATTAAACTTACCAATCCTTCTGTGGAGGTCTTTTTCTCTGCAATGGTTTCACGGTATCAGATTACTTTGCACAATCGGAAGTCTTTTATAGATTCCCATGAAATTTTGATCTTTTGGCTTGTTTTTTCCATGGGCTGTCTTGCGTAATAATTATATTTTTCTCAGTATatcttttacatttttctttcacatgaaaaataaataaatgtttaTTACATTTTCTCATGAGTTTTAAGTTTTTTTCCTTGCAACGTCGAAATTTGAGACAGCAAAATTCTACCCGTCGTATGATTTACACTTTATCACAAT
Above is a genomic segment from Papaver somniferum cultivar HN1 chromosome 10, ASM357369v1, whole genome shotgun sequence containing:
- the LOC113319487 gene encoding uncharacterized protein LOC113319487 isoform X2, which codes for MGKTNENQQLDFRSIYDDAWYTVDRLVISKKNTVLTVKFFGFDEDDDEKFTVKDFKTVNELDQFLNRFRPACLQVQDGECYDMRRGSNVCAVLEQSKNDHKFYNGVIESIEREPHTRKGGEERCSCIYVVGWLEGPNAWCTEQMGIKRICKLQQGSPLFDYSLACFMKKSREHLDSLSK
- the LOC113319487 gene encoding uncharacterized protein LOC113319487 isoform X1 — translated: MVRGRPRKFNQNPVLDFRSITDDAWYTVDRLVFCKKNNTLTIRFMGFDNKDDDEELSVEDFKTLKELDEFVDRFRPACVQLQDGECYDMRRGSYVCAVFDPSEENHKLYNAVIESIEREPHRREGGEACCSCIYVVGWLEGPNARCTEQMGIKRIYKLQPGSPLFDQTLACFVTTARAQLT